From Paucidesulfovibrio gracilis DSM 16080, the proteins below share one genomic window:
- a CDS encoding metallophosphoesterase family protein: MSTTKTIAVISDTHMNQPPGWFLRVYEQYLQPADAVLHCGDITGPATYHELLQHPCFHAVLGNCDWDPNLGTELIPMLRLELFGLRIGMAHGWGSRPGVPARVAEAFGTEVDLVCFGHTHNRFWSDEFGPMLCNPGSVAEGSMALVTIDADRELACTFVDLDMKS, translated from the coding sequence GTGAGCACAACAAAGACAATCGCGGTCATTTCGGACACACACATGAACCAGCCTCCGGGCTGGTTCTTGCGTGTGTATGAGCAATATCTCCAGCCCGCCGATGCTGTCCTGCATTGCGGGGATATTACCGGACCCGCAACCTATCATGAGTTGCTGCAGCATCCATGCTTCCACGCGGTGCTCGGCAATTGTGATTGGGATCCGAATCTTGGAACGGAACTCATCCCCATGCTTCGCCTGGAGCTGTTTGGCCTGCGTATTGGTATGGCCCACGGCTGGGGAAGTCGGCCCGGCGTCCCTGCCAGGGTTGCCGAGGCGTTTGGTACCGAGGTTGATCTCGTGTGCTTCGGGCATACCCATAACAGGTTCTGGTCCGATGAATTCGGTCCCATGCTCTGCAATCCCGGCTCCGTGGCGGAAGGCTCCATGGCGCTCGTAACGATTGATGCTGATCGGGAATTGGCATGTACGTTTGTTGATCTGGATATGAAGAGTTAG